A single Thermosipho affectus DNA region contains:
- a CDS encoding formate--tetrahydrofolate ligase gives MKSDIEIAREAKLKKISEIAKEIGIDEEYIEPYGKFIAKVNLNFLKKISERKDGKLILVTAITPTPAGEGKTTTSIGLSMALNKLGKKSIVTLREPSLGPVFGIKGGAAGGGYSQVLPMENINLHFTGDIHAISSAHNLISAVIDSHIKFGNELKINPAKVFWKRTMDMNDRALRQIVVGLGGNTNGLPREDGFIITAASEIMAILCLAKDLKDLKERLGNIVLAESFDKKLIKVRDLKIEGALTVLLKDAIKPNLVQTIENTPAFIHGGPFANIAHGTNSIISTKMALKLADYVVTEAGFAADLGAEKYLDFVTQVANFNVNAVVLVATIKALKYHGGVNKNDLSKENVDAMLKGMDNLKTHIENLKLYNVPVVVALNVFPTDTENELKAFSNNCNAPHAFLRAFQMGSEGAIDLAKLVTENISETPHTPIVNFNMSIEEKLETLATKIYRAKKVIYTDKAKSKLKFLKRHGFENLPVIVAKTQSSISDDPKKINAPKNYDFTIRDFELSAGAGFVVALAGEIMRMPGLSKIPNATNIDIDEDGNIIGLS, from the coding sequence ATGAAATCTGATATCGAAATCGCAAGGGAGGCAAAGTTAAAAAAAATATCGGAAATAGCAAAGGAAATAGGTATCGATGAAGAATACATTGAACCATACGGAAAATTCATTGCAAAAGTAAATCTAAACTTTTTAAAAAAAATAAGCGAAAGAAAAGATGGAAAACTCATATTAGTAACTGCTATAACCCCAACTCCCGCAGGTGAGGGGAAAACTACAACGAGTATTGGTCTTTCAATGGCATTAAACAAATTGGGAAAAAAATCCATAGTAACGTTAAGAGAACCCTCGCTTGGACCTGTTTTTGGTATTAAAGGTGGTGCAGCAGGTGGTGGATATTCTCAAGTGCTTCCCATGGAAAATATAAACTTACACTTTACAGGAGATATTCATGCTATTTCATCTGCACACAACCTAATATCCGCTGTAATAGATTCACACATTAAATTTGGAAATGAATTAAAAATAAATCCCGCGAAAGTATTCTGGAAGAGAACAATGGATATGAATGATCGTGCACTAAGACAAATCGTTGTAGGACTTGGCGGAAATACAAATGGTCTTCCAAGGGAAGATGGATTTATAATAACCGCTGCATCGGAAATAATGGCGATACTCTGTCTTGCAAAAGACTTAAAAGATTTAAAAGAAAGACTTGGAAATATAGTACTTGCAGAAAGCTTTGATAAAAAACTAATAAAAGTCAGAGATTTAAAAATAGAAGGCGCTCTTACAGTACTTTTAAAAGATGCGATTAAACCAAATCTTGTACAAACAATAGAAAACACACCGGCGTTTATTCATGGTGGACCTTTTGCAAATATTGCTCATGGTACAAATAGCATAATATCTACAAAAATGGCACTAAAATTAGCAGATTACGTCGTTACTGAGGCGGGATTTGCCGCAGATTTAGGTGCAGAAAAATACTTAGATTTTGTCACACAAGTTGCCAATTTCAATGTAAATGCTGTTGTATTGGTAGCAACAATAAAAGCATTAAAATACCATGGTGGGGTAAATAAAAATGATTTGTCCAAAGAAAATGTAGACGCAATGCTAAAAGGTATGGATAATCTAAAAACACACATTGAAAATTTAAAACTCTATAACGTACCAGTAGTAGTAGCATTAAATGTATTTCCAACAGATACCGAAAATGAATTAAAAGCATTTTCAAATAACTGTAACGCTCCACATGCATTTTTAAGGGCATTTCAAATGGGAAGTGAAGGCGCAATAGATCTTGCAAAGCTTGTAACTGAAAACATCTCAGAAACCCCACATACACCAATTGTAAATTTCAATATGTCCATAGAGGAGAAACTTGAAACACTTGCAACAAAAATCTATAGGGCAAAAAAAGTTATATACACAGATAAAGCAAAGAGTAAATTAAAATTCCTAAAACGCCATGGATTTGAAAACTTACCAGTAATTGTTGCAAAAACTCAATCAAGTATATCTGATGACCCCAAGAAAATAAACGCACCAAAAAATTATGATTTTACAATAAGGGATTTTGAGTTATCCGCTGGCGCTGGATTTGTAGTAGCTCTAGCTGGTGAAATAATGAGAATGCCAGGACTTTCGAAAATTCCAAACGCAACTAACATAGATATAGACGAAGATGGAAATATAATAGGATTATCCTAA
- a CDS encoding tetratricopeptide repeat protein — MYLPVKPEIAKEQNLPVKLPILAEDMPLISEINKIPLDVILRGLEAQYSVEKNEYWASYLTYFYYEKFKELLNDENYEKARNFLEKAKNVMYDYRYHFYYGLLFSKVGDYDNAEVELKRSISLNPTFYLGYYELGNVLYLKKEYDESVEMYMKAFEINKDFALPLLKVGDAYFENGQYKDAEIAYQAALKVEKLSQIFLRLGVLYNTTQRFEKAEKVFKDGLSIEYKPEIAYNLAYTLSKLGKHLQALQVLKELSKNFPSFEVYNELGLQQKLLGLYEEASESLKLAGEEYRENYLKSLLFIDGYKDFILNELEKFDPEYVAFLRKARQEKDLIESKLEKIHFPFKELEYAFDFTNDEGEVILGELERYRNFPFNQRIALVISSGYIAGADPILIEKNLAKSSFLLFDIDEAVVFYKVIQIIYFGRVFGGMPFSEIIEKVLEQLSNINIPLFKKMINMLEYTKTSLDDFWENFEKTENLPNFILQLMELLSYEPEINDIKEETFIGKLAKLFIEL; from the coding sequence GTGTATTTACCTGTAAAGCCAGAAATTGCAAAAGAACAGAATTTACCCGTTAAATTGCCCATTTTAGCTGAGGATATGCCTTTAATTAGCGAGATTAACAAGATTCCACTAGATGTAATACTAAGGGGATTAGAGGCTCAATATTCTGTGGAGAAAAATGAATATTGGGCATCTTATCTTACCTATTTCTATTATGAAAAGTTTAAAGAACTCTTAAACGATGAAAATTATGAGAAAGCAAGAAATTTTTTGGAAAAAGCAAAAAATGTAATGTATGATTACAGGTACCATTTTTATTATGGATTATTATTTTCAAAAGTTGGAGATTACGATAATGCAGAAGTTGAATTAAAACGTTCTATTTCGCTTAACCCCACTTTTTATTTGGGATATTACGAACTTGGAAATGTTTTGTATTTAAAGAAAGAATACGATGAATCCGTTGAAATGTATATGAAAGCCTTTGAGATTAACAAGGACTTTGCACTTCCCTTGTTAAAAGTAGGTGATGCGTATTTTGAAAATGGTCAGTATAAAGATGCGGAAATTGCATACCAAGCAGCTTTGAAGGTGGAAAAATTATCTCAAATTTTTCTTAGATTAGGTGTTTTGTACAATACCACACAAAGATTTGAAAAAGCAGAGAAAGTTTTTAAAGATGGTTTGTCAATTGAGTATAAACCGGAGATTGCGTATAATCTGGCATATACGTTATCAAAACTTGGAAAACATCTTCAAGCGTTGCAGGTGTTAAAAGAGTTATCTAAAAACTTCCCGTCTTTTGAGGTTTACAACGAGTTGGGATTGCAGCAAAAATTATTGGGGTTATATGAAGAAGCAAGTGAGAGTTTAAAGCTTGCAGGTGAAGAGTACAGGGAAAATTATTTAAAATCTTTGTTATTTATTGATGGATATAAAGACTTTATTTTAAACGAATTAGAAAAATTTGATCCAGAATATGTTGCTTTTTTAAGAAAGGCTAGGCAAGAGAAAGATTTGATAGAGAGTAAGTTAGAAAAAATTCACTTTCCTTTTAAAGAACTTGAGTATGCATTTGATTTTACCAACGATGAGGGAGAGGTTATTTTAGGAGAACTTGAAAGGTATAGGAATTTTCCTTTTAACCAAAGGATAGCACTTGTTATTTCAAGTGGATATATTGCCGGTGCCGATCCAATTTTAATAGAGAAGAATCTAGCCAAATCTTCATTTTTACTCTTTGATATAGACGAAGCAGTGGTGTTTTACAAAGTAATTCAAATCATTTATTTTGGTAGAGTATTTGGTGGCATGCCTTTTTCTGAGATAATTGAAAAAGTACTAGAACAGCTTTCGAATATAAATATTCCACTTTTTAAAAAAATGATTAATATGCTTGAGTACACAAAGACCTCTTTGGATGATTTTTGGGAAAATTTTGAAAAAACAGAGAATCTACCTAATTTCATTTTACAACTAATGGAGCTTTTAAGCTATGAACCGGAAATTAACGATATAAAAGAAGAGACATTTATTGGTAAACTGGCAAAATTATTTATCGAATTATGA
- a CDS encoding adenylosuccinate synthase — protein sequence MKSVLFGLQWGDEGKGKVTTFFSKGYDFVVRYSGGSNAGHTVEYENFKMIHHLLPSIHLKYDVGAIISNGVVLDIEQLVKEIEEYKEKNGKEPKLYISDLTHVVLPHHKLLDKKIEEIKGKSAVGTTKKGIGPAYADKVHRIGLRIADFEYNFVDKWDFLSNFYKEMYGIEIDRYDGILKAYESIKKFVVPHGKIIDLIENNKILFESTQGVLLDVDVGTYPFATGTNCNTTGIQSGVGYPVKVNKFLGVFKAYLTRVGNGPFPSEALGEEGEHLRRMGHEFGATTGRPRRCGWLDIPLMKYAIKVSGATELVMTKSDILNGFEKIPVCVGYDVDGEKITKVESMSLLDRARPIYEYFKGWKTHDSQEFLDFVNFLEKELERKISYISVGPKVEQIVEL from the coding sequence TTGAAAAGTGTGCTTTTTGGTTTGCAGTGGGGGGATGAAGGAAAGGGAAAGGTGACGACTTTTTTTTCAAAAGGTTATGATTTTGTTGTAAGGTATAGTGGAGGAAGTAACGCGGGACATACTGTGGAATATGAAAATTTTAAAATGATACATCATTTACTTCCATCAATACACTTAAAATACGATGTTGGTGCAATTATTTCAAATGGTGTGGTACTTGATATTGAACAACTTGTGAAAGAAATTGAAGAATATAAAGAGAAAAATGGAAAAGAACCAAAATTGTATATTTCTGATTTGACACATGTAGTCTTACCACATCACAAGTTATTGGATAAAAAAATAGAAGAGATAAAAGGAAAAAGTGCAGTTGGGACAACGAAAAAAGGTATAGGACCTGCATATGCGGATAAAGTGCACAGAATAGGTTTGAGAATTGCAGATTTTGAATACAACTTTGTAGATAAGTGGGATTTTTTGTCAAACTTTTACAAAGAAATGTATGGAATAGAAATAGATAGGTATGATGGTATTTTAAAGGCTTATGAAAGTATTAAAAAGTTTGTTGTTCCACATGGAAAAATAATAGACTTAATTGAAAACAATAAGATTTTATTTGAAAGTACACAAGGGGTTTTATTAGATGTGGATGTTGGAACTTATCCATTTGCTACAGGAACAAATTGTAACACAACAGGTATTCAAAGTGGAGTTGGATATCCCGTCAAAGTGAACAAATTTCTAGGTGTTTTCAAGGCATACCTTACTAGGGTAGGGAATGGACCATTTCCAAGTGAAGCACTTGGTGAAGAAGGAGAACATCTTAGAAGAATGGGACATGAGTTTGGTGCGACAACGGGGAGACCTAGAAGATGTGGATGGTTGGATATTCCTTTAATGAAATACGCGATTAAGGTTTCTGGTGCTACTGAATTAGTTATGACAAAGAGTGATATCTTAAATGGTTTTGAAAAAATACCAGTTTGTGTAGGATACGACGTAGATGGAGAAAAAATAACAAAAGTAGAAAGTATGTCACTTCTTGATAGGGCAAGACCTATATATGAATATTTTAAGGGATGGAAAACCCATGATTCACAAGAATTTTTGGATTTTGTAAATTTCTTGGAAAAGGAATTGGAAAGAAAGATTAGTTATATTTCAGTAGGTCCAAAAGTTGAGCAAATAGTGGAATTATAA
- the acpP gene encoding acyl carrier protein, producing the protein MEKVQKIKEIIAEQLGVDVNEVTEEKSLTDDLGADSLDMVDLVMAFEDEFGIKVEDSDLSKINTVKDIVDLISQRV; encoded by the coding sequence ATGGAAAAAGTGCAAAAAATCAAAGAAATTATAGCCGAGCAACTTGGAGTAGATGTTAATGAGGTTACGGAAGAAAAAAGTTTAACAGATGATTTAGGGGCAGATTCTTTAGATATGGTAGATTTAGTTATGGCATTTGAAGATGAGTTTGGAATTAAAGTAGAAGATTCGGATCTTTCTAAAATCAATACGGTTAAAGATATTGTTGATTTAATCAGTCAAAGAGTATAA
- a CDS encoding HAMP domain-containing sensor histidine kinase: MSISTKVTYIVTLISTTILALVLIFLYSTIDSLMIKSTKEDLLRTNPKGHMMQPFMRKDIYILRNGILILDPYNIGIVKKEGKVKISDRTYLFVKKQNTIFGKDITPIEESILNIKKKIIILFLISITLISTLTYFITKKSLKHLHDFVNKISKLTGNDLNYRFINPHTNDEVEELVEKFNELMDKVEKNYKLQEEFVSNVSHELKTPIANLIGYSKMLQRWGMKNKEILKEGIENIVQSANKMRELVENMIMISKNYELEKEQIHLRPFIEGIITDNNVVISGDGTIEANKEALEIVIKNLIKNALIHGKPPVEILLQKDKIEIKDHGQGIPKELKEKIFEKFSKSRTSKGHGLGLYIVKKLCNQMGLNMYLKNSTHTTFVIERGERYEI; this comes from the coding sequence ATGAGCATCTCAACTAAAGTTACGTACATTGTCACTTTAATTTCAACTACAATTTTAGCTTTGGTATTAATATTTTTGTACTCTACTATAGATTCACTAATGATAAAATCCACGAAAGAAGATTTGCTAAGAACGAATCCAAAGGGACATATGATGCAACCTTTTATGAGAAAAGATATATACATATTAAGGAATGGTATTTTAATTTTGGATCCATATAACATAGGGATTGTTAAAAAAGAAGGAAAAGTAAAAATAAGCGATAGAACTTATTTATTTGTAAAAAAGCAAAACACTATTTTTGGAAAAGATATTACCCCCATTGAAGAATCCATATTAAACATTAAAAAAAAGATCATCATTTTATTTTTAATTTCTATTACATTGATAAGTACACTCACCTATTTTATAACTAAAAAATCGTTAAAACACTTACATGACTTTGTAAATAAGATTTCAAAACTAACAGGAAACGATCTCAACTATAGGTTTATAAATCCACACACCAACGACGAAGTTGAAGAACTCGTTGAAAAATTCAACGAGTTAATGGATAAAGTTGAAAAAAATTACAAATTACAAGAGGAATTTGTTTCAAATGTTTCTCACGAATTAAAAACCCCTATAGCAAATCTAATTGGTTATTCAAAAATGCTACAAAGATGGGGCATGAAAAACAAAGAGATTTTAAAAGAAGGTATTGAAAACATTGTACAATCTGCAAACAAAATGAGAGAATTAGTTGAAAATATGATAATGATTTCAAAAAATTATGAACTTGAAAAAGAACAAATACATCTAAGACCTTTTATTGAAGGTATTATAACAGACAACAATGTGGTAATATCCGGAGATGGTACTATAGAAGCAAACAAAGAAGCCCTGGAAATTGTCATTAAAAATTTGATCAAAAATGCATTAATACACGGAAAACCTCCTGTTGAAATCTTACTTCAAAAAGACAAAATAGAAATTAAAGATCATGGGCAAGGCATACCAAAAGAGCTTAAAGAAAAAATTTTTGAGAAATTTTCAAAATCTAGAACTTCAAAAGGTCATGGATTGGGATTGTATATAGTTAAAAAGTTATGCAATCAAATGGGATTAAATATGTATTTAAAAAACTCAACTCATACTACATTCGTTATTGAAAGGGGTGAAAGATATGAAATCTGA
- a CDS encoding histidine triad nucleotide-binding protein — MDCVFCKIIRNEIPSEKVYEDEDFIVIKDIKPVAPIHLLIIYKKHVEKIHELSEDDQRRFWKIFYIIKELSDKLGFKEYRIVQNNGKNAGQEVPHIHFHVISGRKFGGIG; from the coding sequence ATGGATTGTGTTTTTTGTAAAATAATAAGAAATGAGATACCTTCTGAAAAGGTGTACGAAGATGAAGATTTTATAGTCATAAAAGATATAAAACCCGTTGCACCAATTCATCTTCTAATTATTTATAAAAAACATGTGGAAAAAATACATGAATTATCCGAAGATGATCAAAGACGTTTTTGGAAGATATTTTACATAATAAAAGAGTTAAGCGATAAATTGGGGTTTAAAGAATATAGAATAGTGCAGAACAATGGAAAGAACGCGGGGCAAGAAGTACCACATATACACTTTCACGTAATTTCAGGTAGAAAATTTGGAGGTATAGGATAA
- a CDS encoding Glu/Leu/Phe/Val family dehydrogenase translates to MKLSELGRLEAPGPLYKMAQHQFLKAAKLMDLDPNIGNFLLWPQRSLVVHFPVVMDDGRVEIFEGYRVQHNTARGPAKGGIRYHPETNLDEVSSLAFWMTWKCAVVNLPYGGGKGGVRVDPKKLSEKELEKLSRRFFSEIQMMVGPTKDIPAPDVNTNAKIMAWYMDTYSMNSGNTTLGVVTGKPLDLGGSEGRPEATGRGVSISAAEACKARGIDISKAKVAIQGFGNVGSFSAKILSEEYGAKIVAVSDVSGGLYNEEGFDVDDLIKYRDENGGLIKGYPKGKPISNEELLTLDVDILVPAALENAITGKIAKDVKAKIIVEGANGPTTEEAEEILIEKDVLVVPDILANAGGVTVSYFEWVQDLQSFFWDVDDIRKKLHKIMTKSFGEVYATKQKYNTDMRTAAYIVAIGRVAEAVKKRGYFPM, encoded by the coding sequence ATGAAATTAAGTGAATTAGGCAGATTAGAAGCACCAGGTCCACTCTATAAAATGGCACAACATCAATTCTTAAAAGCAGCAAAACTCATGGATTTAGATCCAAACATTGGAAACTTTTTGCTTTGGCCACAAAGATCGTTGGTAGTACATTTTCCAGTAGTAATGGATGATGGTAGAGTAGAAATATTTGAAGGATATAGAGTTCAACACAATACGGCAAGAGGTCCTGCAAAAGGCGGTATAAGATATCACCCTGAAACAAATTTAGACGAAGTTTCCTCACTTGCATTCTGGATGACGTGGAAATGTGCTGTTGTTAACCTTCCATACGGTGGAGGAAAAGGTGGAGTTAGAGTTGATCCCAAAAAGCTCTCCGAAAAGGAACTTGAGAAATTAAGTAGAAGATTCTTCTCTGAAATTCAAATGATGGTAGGTCCAACAAAGGACATCCCAGCACCTGATGTAAACACCAATGCAAAGATAATGGCTTGGTATATGGACACCTACAGCATGAACTCAGGTAATACAACACTTGGAGTCGTAACGGGTAAACCTCTTGATCTTGGTGGTTCAGAAGGAAGGCCAGAAGCAACAGGGCGTGGTGTTTCAATCAGTGCAGCAGAAGCATGTAAAGCACGTGGTATAGACATTTCCAAAGCCAAAGTAGCAATTCAAGGTTTTGGTAACGTAGGTTCGTTCTCTGCAAAGATACTTTCAGAAGAATACGGTGCAAAAATAGTAGCAGTAAGCGATGTGAGTGGTGGACTTTACAATGAAGAGGGCTTTGATGTTGACGATTTAATCAAATATAGAGATGAAAACGGTGGATTAATCAAGGGATATCCAAAAGGAAAACCAATCTCAAACGAGGAATTACTCACATTGGATGTTGATATCTTAGTCCCAGCAGCACTTGAAAATGCAATCACTGGAAAAATTGCAAAAGACGTCAAAGCAAAGATAATAGTCGAGGGTGCAAATGGTCCTACAACAGAAGAAGCAGAAGAAATCTTAATTGAAAAAGATGTACTTGTAGTTCCAGACATTCTAGCAAACGCTGGTGGTGTTACAGTATCTTACTTTGAATGGGTACAAGACCTTCAAAGCTTCTTCTGGGATGTAGATGATATAAGAAAGAAATTGCATAAGATTATGACTAAATCCTTCGGCGAAGTATACGCAACAAAACAAAAATACAACACAGACATGAGAACAGCTGCTTACATTGTGGCAATTGGAAGAGTTGCAGAAGCAGTCAAAAAAAGAGGATATTTCCCAATGTAA